TATCTAATACGAATCTCAACGCATATGAAGATTTTGATAACCTATGTATCCACGAGGGGCTAGTGAAAATTTTCTATCCGTGTGTCCAGCACTTACTTACCCATCGCCGCCCACCGCGAAGAAGGCCAGCAGCGGATTGCCGTAAATGATTGAGAACTTTTACATATACCGCACCACTAGTAAATAAGCACTAGTAATTTTATATCAACCGTTCATttgagaggggtattttagtaATTTTACAATAAGTGCCATCGATTGGATTAGGTTGATCCAAAGCCGCATCATCAGGGCATTTTTGTCCATTCTTTCCGTCCGACGCTGCCACTAGCTCCCGTTCTTTCCTTCCTAGCGGCGCACTCGTCACCCTTCCTTCCCGCCTCGGCGACTGCCCCTCCACCCCGGCGCCTCCAGGCGTTTCCCGTTCGCCCCGGCGGCGCCACCAGTCGACACCGGTCCGGGCCAGTGCATGCCCCTCCGCCCCGGCGCCGCCCTGCGTTTCCCGTACGCCCCGGCGCCCCCACAAGTGTATCGTCATTTCGGCCCGGCGCTTGCCCGTCCGCCTCGGCGCCGGCACCGCAAATCGTTGCCGTTCCGTCGCGGTTACGCCCGGCACCGCCACTCGTAGCCCATCGATCCGTCCCTGCGCCGCCACACGTCACCCGTCATCCCCGGCGCCACCGTTCCGTCGCAGCGTGGCCACTCATGGCCCGTTTGGCCCGGCTTCACCACGCGTTGCACGTCCGCCTTTTGTCCCGGAGCCGCCTTCGGCAGTCGTCACCGTCCGTCCCGACGATATTCCATCACCCCTGAGTTCGTCACAAGGAGAACGGCCCGAACGTACCACGatctacaaggtgagtcatggAATTGACCCTAGTAACATTCCTTCTTGTTCATAAGATGATGGATGATAGAACTAGCACTTGATTAGTTCTGTCTGGATTAGTTTCCTGTGACCGTCGATACTAGTTATTTATGTTTCGGTTCTTGTATGCATTACAACCTGCAGAATGGCGATATGTGCTTTAGTATGAATTATCAGAGTTGTAATTATTGCTGATATGTTTCGGTTTTTCCCATCACTTGCTGTCGCCTGGCGCATGAATTGATGCTACTGCCTCTGATCCTTGTGGGACTGCTTGCCGAAGAGGTGCTTCTTGAGCGTCGTGTTGCAATTCAATCATCATGATGTCAAAACCTTATATTTTATTGCTGAGTTGTTACATAATGTTTCTTTTAGTaattttgaaacatattagtTGCATTTGTATATGTTGTATTGGATCCCTTGTGCATTATGTGTCGTACTTAGCAAAAACGTGAATTCAGTTACATATTACTTGTTTGATTATCGAGGTTTGGAAGTGTACAAGATATGCTAGGTTATTGGTTGAATGGTTTAGGTAGGAAAAAACCTGAATTCAAATATAGTAGTGCTTGGTCCTCTTAATTGGTCTATGATGAAATttaggattattatttgtttgttaAAAATATTGGCATTGATCCATATGCTTTTTATTTTGGAAGTTTGGAGTGATGGATGCGGAAAAGCATGTTAGCCTGGAGGAGATCGAGGAATACAATAGTGTGGTAAATCAGATGTTTGTGAGTGAGAAGGATGGTTACAAGTTCTACAATTCTTATGCAGCAAAGAAAGGGTTTAGTGTGAGAAAGGAGAAGGTGAGATACAAAGCAGGTACAAAGAAGATGAAATGGAGGAGGTTCTGCTGCTCATCTAAAGGACACAGGttgctgaaattttttgaaagaaCTGATCAACAAAGGGAGCCACAGGCACTGACCCGTTGTGGCTGCAATGCTAAGCTTGACATCGAGCTGAATGAAGAGAGCGGATTATGGTTTGTTAAAGGTTTTGTGGATGGTCACTGTCATGTACTTTGTAAACCTGAAGATGTGTTTGTGATGCGGTCCCACCGTGGGCTAAATGATGCTCAGAAAGCTGAAACCATTGAGTTGGGCATCGGTGGGCTACGTAAATGTCAGATAATGGATGTTATGGAGAAGAATCATGGTAGCTATGAAGAGACTGGATTCTTGTTGCGGGACTTGTACAACTTCTTTGCAAGGTACAAGAAGGAGAGAGTTGAAGGTAGGGATGCAGAATTTGTTCTAAAATATATGGGAGGAAAGCAAGAAGAAGATCCAGAGTATTTCTTCAAGTACAGTGTGGATGATGAAGGGCATCTGAAAAATGTTTTTTGGGCAGATACACAGTCTCGGATTGACTATCACGCCTTTGGGGATGTCGTCGTTTTTGACAGCACTTATCGTGTGAACCGGTATAACCTCCCGTTTGTGCCTTTCATTGGTCTTAACCATCATCACAGTACGGTTGTGTTTGGGTGTGGGATCATTTCGGACGAGAGTGTATCTTCTTATGTTTGGTTGCTTGAGGCATTTTTGGAGGCTATGCGACAACATCATCCATTGTCGGTCATCACAGATGGGGACATTGCAATGGCACGTGCCATTGAGATTGTTATGCCCAAGGCAGATCACCGGCTGTGCAGTTGGCACATAGAGCAGAATATGATTCATCGCCTCCGCGGGGAGAAGCTTAGCGAATTTAGAAAGTTCGTGTACCATCCCATGACAGTTGATAATTTTGAGAAACGTTGGATGGAGTATAAGGAGAATTATGGAATCTCAGAAGAAGACatatggatggtgatgatgtATGATCTTAGAAAGAAGTGGTCCGCAGCATACACTAAAGGGAGGCATTTCTTGAGCATGCAGAGCAATCAAAGAAGCGAGAGCCTGAACTCAAGGCTTCACAAGCATCTGGACCGGAAGATGTCACTCGTTGATTTAGTGGAGCACTATGAGTTCTCCCTATCACGGATCCGTAGGAATGAAGCTGAGCTTGATGCAAAGGCTTCACTGTCAGTCCCATTCACTAGGATATCCGCTGACATTTTTGAGAAAAAGGCTGCCCGTATTTACACACCGAAGATGTTCAAGAAGGTCAGGGAGCAGATTAGGGGACTATGTCAATGGGAAGTTAAAGAGGTGACTCCGGAAAATGGTCTTGTAAAGTATGGAGTTGGATCCAAAGGTGTCAGGAAAGACCTAGTTTATGTCATATGTATTTTTGATGGCTCATTGATGAAGAATGCTTCTTGCTATTGCCGACTGATGGAGGGCGAAGCCATCCCGTGCGCACACATATTTGTTGTTACGAGGTTTCTTGGTTTTGATAACATTCCAACATGTTGTGTTGTGGAGAGGTGGACAATTCAAGCGAAGATTGCATTCCCATCTGATAGGGTTACCAATACCCATGTGCAATCGGAACAGATGGCTTGTTTTTGTGGCCTCCGAAACAAGGCTAATCTTGCTTTATTCAAAGCTTCAAAGAGTGCAGAGCAGTCAGAGAGGGTGATGCGATTCTTGGATGAGGTTTTGGAggaaggtgaaggggatgatgGTAGCATGGAGGCAACATCGTTTGGGCCTTTGCTAGCACACTTTTCAGGGGCGAACCAATGATTTGCAATCGAAGTCCTTGATCCAAATAAGATTGTTGCGAAAGGAGCTCCATCTAATAAGAGACTGAAGAGATTCCATGAAAGGTTGAGGAGGAATTAACTTTACAGGTATTGAAATAAATGTTTTGTAATTACGGTAAAATCTGTTTCGTTAACATAGGAGAAAAATCATGACCAGTTTCTGTTCAGGATCCACAATCTCAACTAGAAATACCAGTTTTAATTGTCTTCTcttatttcctttttcatttttatgAAGTATGAGATATGCCTATACATTGGTCTCAACTCTATAGATATGCATATGAGATATCCTCTTTAtctcattttttgtttgttaTCCTTTTAGGGTCCAAGGAATTTACTTCTGTGTTTTACAGTCTTAAGAATTGGAGGGTGAGATGGCCTACAACTTGTAGTTTTTATTCTGTACATTTATGCATCCAAAATATTCTGTTCTGTGCTAGTGGTGAGAGATGGCATGGAGAAGTAAGCTATTTGAACCATCATATGCATATACTAGTATACTACTTTACAACTCTGTTCCTATAAGAATATTGTTGAATTTTGTCCTAGTTCTGATCCTATGCATATACTACTTTACAGCTCTGTTCCTGTAAGAATATTGTTGATCCATGCTGGAACAAAGTTGTTAAATCTCTGGTTGAAGTTTGGATCCATTTAGTCATCCCTAATGTGTTTCcctttctttgttttctttggtgTGCCGATGATGAAATACTCTCAGATATGTAAATGAACAAGGCATCATGAAGTATATAAAGATTGCAGCTTCATTACCAAACAAGACAGTAAGAGATGTTGCTTCATTACCTCGCTTGAATACTGAAAATATGAAACTTGAACAACATACTTAGAgcattattttttttagttagcTTTATTCTCTCTTGCAGGCTCAGAACAACATTGATCTCTTCTGTCGGGCAAGAAGGAACATTAATGATCTTTTTCAAGGGTATGCATAATTTATCTCTGATGCATGTATAGTTCACTAGTACCGAAATTAGAGCTATGCTTGAAAAATCTGGAATTTATGCTACAGCTGCTTCTCCTGTCTGACTGTCTCTAATGATACTTCTTCATTGAACATCATGAGGCAAATGCCTGGAATAATGAGCAAGATGCCTCCGCTGCGCGTATCAGTGATTGAGCAAGATGCTTTGTCTATCTGAAATCAAAAGGAGAGGTGACTGAAACCACTCTCCTGCCCGGCCTCCAAAAGACAGGTGCTGAGTACAACTCTGTTCCTGTAAGAATATTGTTGAATTTTGTCCTAGTACTGATCCTATGCATATACTACTTTATAGCTCTGTTCCTGTAAGAATATTGTTGATCGATGCTGGAACAAAGTTTTTAAATCTCTGGTTGAAGTTTGGATCCATTTAGTCATCCCTAATGTGTTTCcctttctttgttttctttggtgTGCCGATGATGAAATACTCTCAGATATGGAAACGAACAAGGCATCATGAAGCATATAAAGATTACAGCTTCATTACCAAACAAGACAGTAAGAGATGTTGCTTCATTACTTGCTTGAATACTGAAAATATGAAACTTGAACAACATACTTGGagcattatttttttatttagcttTATTCTCTCTTGCAGGCTCAGAACAACATTGATCTCTTCTGTCCGGCAAGAAGGAACAATAACCAGCTCCATATCGGAGTTCCTAATGAATGGCATATTCCAAAATAGTTAAGCAGAATCACTAAAGACTTTGTACTCTTCGTAGTACAGCCAGCTCAAGATCTCTTATACTCCCTCTCGTGCAGTGTTGGTTGGAAATTAAGCATTAATTCCAGATGAATTATTGATGCAGATGCTCTGAGTTAGGACACGGCATTCGTATGTCCCTTTTTTATTCCCGCAAATGTTTGGAACTGGAATTATTGGAACTGAGCTGGTCATTTTTCTCCTGTCCTGTCAGGATCTTTTTACAATCAGCAGCAAGACGACACTGTTTCATATAATTTTATCTTGATCTTGATTCATATAGCTATTGTTGTCAGTCATTAGCCTTCGATTACGTACACATATTCTTTTAACTCGAGTATGCGTGCACTGCACTCGCCGCTGTGAGCtgtaattattattatttttgaacgAAAACTGTGATCTGTGATTTTCCTTACTGCAGATATATATACGATGATTCTCCAGACTCCAAGGACAAAATGGAGGCAATATACCAGAAAACGACGCGACTAGGAGCAGTGTGGCGGAggcgaggtggaggtggaggaggcgacTGGGTCATGGGGTCCGCGCGTTGGTGGGAGAGAGCGGCAACGCGATTGGGCTGGCGTCTGCACGCACGTGAGTTGGGCCAGGTGAGTGCGCGTTGCGGCCCGTGCACGGATGAGTGGAGGGAGAGCGTCCACCGGCTGGGCTGCACAGAGGACAAAGGAGTCGTCTCAGTTGGGCCCgcaaaagagaaggaagagagagggtggcccgagatgaagaaaaaaaaggaaaggaaaaagaattgtgattaaattcaaatagaagtatttggattttgatttggaaattggatttgaacttatttgaattaggatttggatttgaagcCCTGGCTTTTGGGAGAGGTTTGAACTCAAGGaattttgaattgatttagatgTCAGCTGGATTGAATCTAAGGacttagatttgaatttgagaggcattcaaattcaaatctccactcaaagaaccataaaaatatataaaacaaaaatgcatatgatcattTTATTGCAGAGATTaatgtagaaattaatttggttactccttggaatacttagcctaaataatatatttgaatatatacatacaagcatatacatatatttaaatatatacttccttgattttaagttggtttaaataattagaatttttaaaaaGAATGAATTTTTGCTATAATCTAAATGCTAAAAGCTCAGGATGTTACGTAAATACTTTGAAAGCTattgtcaaaattttaaaaattgacTAAACTTTTTACAAaacgacatgtatttatgaccgaagGAAGCAGAAGTGGTGGAAGGGTGAGAAGGTAATTTTATTTGCAGATTTAACCAGAAGAAGGGCAACAGGGTCTCTGAACTGGTGCCATCCTTCTCCTTCACGTATAATGTTCAGATTTACTTGGTCTTCTCTTCGTTCTTAGTTCATctactctttctttttttcttctatagaTTGTGCAGGAGGCACCAAAGAACACGACCTTCTCGGCGGCACCGACGAGGGAGACCAGGGATCCGTTCCTTGGCAGCGCAAACGGCAATGGTAAGATAGACTGAAATGTTATTTCTATAACCTAGACAAAACCATTCAACATCTCTCTTTTTTACTGTCAATCAGCTAAATATATTTGGCGAATGATGTAAGTCACATACGGTCTTATTCCTTTAAGTGTATCTAACATGTTTGGATATTGATTTAATAAGGGTAAACCGAAAACTTGAACACTAAATTTTAGTTGGGGTGAGTACTCTCTATTGAGCAATCTAGCTTGCTGTAAGGGTATAGTTTTTGATAAGACATCAATTAACTCTGTGATACCTGTGGTCTTCAAATATACATATTAGACACGTTTCTGACCTCCGTTACAAAAGAAGAGGAACGTCATCGCATAAGGGTGGGAGTCGATTGTTGGAGACTACAATATTTTGATAATCTTTGTTAATTATGGGTGACGGTTCAATAGCAGGCTTTGAGTTTAAACTTATGTTGTTTATATCAAACATGTTTTGGTTTTTAATATTATTCCTATTTCAGTGGAGTCTGATAGCTTTATAGCCGTAACTTTGTAATAATAAACAATGCGTGCATCTTAGAATGCAGAGCCTGGAATAATTTCATTTCTTTATCTTAAAAAAGGTCGCGTTGTGCTGTACGGACGTGTACTGGTGTGGTTTTCAGACACAGTGCAGAGGGCAGAGGAGCATTATGGGCTTACCGGCTAGAGGTCGGGCTTTCTCCCAAGCCCAGCTGCCCTGCTACTCTACTGCTTTTGCCTAGAGTGGTGCCATCGGCTATGGCCCGTATATTTTGGCGAACCAGCCGAAGCAGCTCACAGAATGGAAGACATCAGTGAGTGACGTCGCTGACTGACCCGGTTTCGCCGGAAAACTAGGAGCGCCGACCAGTTCGCCGGCCTTGTGTGCGCACCAACTCCGACGAAAACCGGCAGCCGGCAACCGTGTGGAACATGACCGACGGGTTCCGGGCAAAAACTGAGGGCACGATTAAGCTATGACCCCTCTGTAACTCTGTAAAAGCAGGCAGGCTGGTTTGCCGGTCATACTGCACGTGACAGGTCTACGCCGAATCTATGCGACAGATCGTTTCGCTTGAATTCGTCTTGTCAAGCTCAAGCTCTGTCTGATGTAGAGCCTGTTTATTTTAGATTGTTTCTGTCTTTTGTTTCTGTAATGAGTTTGCTGAAAAATGATTTTTAAAAAAGCTAGAAGGCTGTTTATaagaaaataaagtaaaaacTATGAAGCTAACTGAAAATAGCTTTTCTAAAAATATGTACtgagaaattaaaaatttattgtaaaatcTAACATCTAAAATTGAAAagtagttttaaaaaaaaaatcaaaaatccaGTTTTTCAGAGAAATCAGAAACAGAAATCCAAACAAACGTACCCGTA
The sequence above is drawn from the Phragmites australis chromosome 10, lpPhrAust1.1, whole genome shotgun sequence genome and encodes:
- the LOC133930886 gene encoding protein FAR1-RELATED SEQUENCE 5-like, whose product is MDAEKHVSLEEIEEYNSVVNQMFVSEKDGYKFYNSYAAKKGFSVRKEKVRYKAGTKKMKWRRFCCSSKGHRLLKFFERTDQQREPQALTRCGCNAKLDIELNEESGLWFVKGFVDGHCHVLCKPEDVFVMRSHRGLNDAQKAETIELGIGGLRKCQIMDVMEKNHGSYEETGFLLRDLYNFFARYKKERVEGRDAEFVLKYMGGKQEEDPEYFFKYSVDDEGHLKNVFWADTQSRIDYHAFGDVVVFDSTYRVNRYNLPFVPFIGLNHHHSTVVFGCGIISDESVSSYVWLLEAFLEAMRQHHPLSVITDGDIAMARAIEIVMPKADHRLCSWHIEQNMIHRLRGEKLSEFRKFVYHPMTVDNFEKRWMEYKENYGISEEDIWMVMMYDLRKKWSAAYTKGRHFLSMQSNQRSESLNSRLHKHLDRKMSLVDLVEHYEFSLSRIRRNEAELDAKASLSVPFTRISADIFEKKAARIYTPKMFKKVREQIRGLCQWEVKEVTPENGLVKYGVGSKGVRKDLVYVICIFDGSLMKNASCYCRLMEGEAIPCAHIFVVTRFLGFDNIPTCCVVERWTIQAKIAFPSDRVTNTHVQSEQMACFCGLRNKANLALFKASKSAEQSERVMRFLDEVLEEGEGDDGSMEATSFGPLLAHFSGANQ